Genomic DNA from Gimesia aquarii:
ACTTTGTGGTACTCCGAAATGGAGTTAAGGAATCGGAGCCGTTCCAGATCCATTAGACTGGTATAATGGATTTCGGATGCATTTAGATCTACTATTATTTCCAGATCCTCTTCTGAAACGTTACGAATCGAGATTTCTCTCATATAGAAGCCTATTATTGAAATGAACTTAGTTCTATATTTTGACGATTGTTGATGATAATCGTTTCAAGAAGTAATAGATCTATCAGACTGATCGCGTGATTCCTCCGTCCACACGAATGTTTTGTCCGGTAATGTATTTTGCTCCGTCGGAGAGAAGAAAAGCGACGGTTTCTGAAACTTCATCAGTTGTACCATATCGGCCTAGAGGAATGCGGTTGAGAAACTCTTCTTTTTCAGGGAGACTATCAATAAATCCTGGTAGAATATTATTCATGCGGATATTGTCCTTTGCGTATTCATCTGCGAAGAGTTTCGTGAAGGCAGCGAGGCTGGCACGAAACGCACCAGAAGTGGGAAACGCCGGTTCGGGTTCAAAGGCAGCGAAGGTAGAGATATTCACAATCGGGCCACCGCCATTGGCTTTAAGGATCGGTGTCACCAGCCGCGCGATGCGAACGACATTGAGCAAATACACATCCATCGCCAAGTGCCAATCCTCATCACTGATTTCGAGAATCTTTCCTTTTGGCCCATGACCAGCACTATTGACGACTGCATCAATTCTTCCAAATGTATCCATAGCGGTATCTACGAGGCGTTTGAGATCAGCCGTATCTCGATTTGATCCTGTGATCCCTATGCCTCCTAATTCTGTTGCAAGGGCTTCACCCTTTCCTGAGGAAGACAAGATCGCAACTTTGTAATCCAAATCAGCTAGTTTGCGGGCAATGGCAGCTCCCATGCCGCTTCCTGCGGCTGTGACTAATACAACTTTAGAGCTCATTTGTAGTATCTTTCTTGAGTTATTTAACTTTGCCACATTCTGATCTGATTAAACCGTGCCCAAGTTGAGGAAACAGAGAATGGTCGGGAAAGAAAACTGAAAAACAATTCTATAGGCATTGGTGATAGGTTATTTTAATTCGCAGGTTTCGATTTTTTTATGACAGCTTGTAGAAAACCCCGCAGCTGAGTTGAAGGTACTGCAAAACCGGCACCTTCAATGTTTGCTTTGAGAACGACTAAACCGATCACGTTTCCATGTTCATCGAACACGGGACCACCACTATTACCTGGATTCACGGCTGCGGAAATCTGAATATG
This window encodes:
- a CDS encoding SDR family oxidoreductase; the encoded protein is MSSKVVLVTAAGSGMGAAIARKLADLDYKVAILSSSGKGEALATELGGIGITGSNRDTADLKRLVDTAMDTFGRIDAVVNSAGHGPKGKILEISDEDWHLAMDVYLLNVVRIARLVTPILKANGGGPIVNISTFAAFEPEPAFPTSGAFRASLAAFTKLFADEYAKDNIRMNNILPGFIDSLPEKEEFLNRIPLGRYGTTDEVSETVAFLLSDGAKYITGQNIRVDGGITRSV